In Cicer arietinum cultivar CDC Frontier isolate Library 1 chromosome 1, Cicar.CDCFrontier_v2.0, whole genome shotgun sequence, one DNA window encodes the following:
- the LOC101513195 gene encoding putative 4-hydroxy-4-methyl-2-oxoglutarate aldolase 3 produces the protein MASLPTAEICDTNATHISSGDLRILDPVFQMYGQSRTFSGPIVTVKVFEDNVLVRELLETKGEGRVLVVDGGGSMRCALVGGNLVQLAQNMGWSGIVVNGCVRDVDEINLCQVGVRALASYPLRSNKKGTGEKHVTVYVGGTFIRHGEWLYADNDGIIVSKFELSI, from the coding sequence ATGGCTTCTCTACCAACTGCAGAGATATGTGACACAAACGCAACACACATATCAAGTGGTGATTTAAGGATACTTGATCCAGTTTTTCAGATGTATGGTCAGTCAAGAACATTCTCAGGACCAATTGTTACTGTAAAAGTGTTTGAAGACAATGTATTGGTTAGGGAACTTCTTGAAACAAAAGGAGAAGGAAGAGTTTTGGTTGTTGATGGAGGAGGAAGCATGAGATGTGCTCTTGTTGGAGGGAATTTGGTGCAATTGGCACAAAATATGGGGTGGTCAGGGATTGTGGTGAATGGTTGTGTTAGAGATGTGGATGAGATTAATTTGTGTCAAGTTGGTGTTAGGGCTTTGGCTTCTTATCCACTTAGGTCCAATAAAAAAGGTACTGGTGAAAAGCATGTTACTGTCTATGTTGGAGGGACTTTTATTCGTCATGGAGAATGGCTCTATGCAGATAATGATGGTATCATTGTTTCTAAGTTTGAGTTGTCTATCTGA
- the LOC101515459 gene encoding uncharacterized protein: MAFTIIFFQPTFLLILLLVPLHVTDAYSSIQELLLNHGLPAGLFPESVKSYNLDKRGVLEVKLDSPCIAKYETRVFFETVVKANLSFGQLKGLEGLSQEELFLWLPVKDIIVNDPLSGLILIDIGVAYKQLSLSLFEDPPVCRSQGFSIKMGGRKSIGFQDQR; the protein is encoded by the exons ATGGCATTCACAATCATATTCTTTCAACCAACCtttcttcttattcttcttcttgttcCTCTCCATGTTACAGATGCATATTCTTCTATTCAAGAGCTTCTCCTAAACCATGGTTTACCAGCAGGGCTATTCCCGGAGAGTGTAAAATCATACAATTTGGATAAAAGGGGTGTTTTGGAAGTGAAGTTGGATAGTCCTTGTATTGCAAAATATGAAACTAGAGTGTTTTTTGAAACTGTTGTTAAAGCTAACCTTAGTTTTGGTCAGCTTAAAGGGTTGGAGGGTCTTTCTCAAGAAGAGCTTTTTTTGTGGTTACCTGTTAAAGATATTATTGTCAATGATCCTTTGTCTGGTCTAATTCTTATTGATATTGGTGTTGCTTATAAGcaactctctctttctctctttgaaGATCCTCCAGTTTGTAGATCCCAAG gtttttcaataaaaatggGTGGAAGGAAGAGTATTGGATTTCAAGATCAGAGATAA
- the LOC101488546 gene encoding LOW QUALITY PROTEIN: multiple organellar RNA editing factor 9, chloroplastic (The sequence of the model RefSeq protein was modified relative to this genomic sequence to represent the inferred CDS: deleted 1 base in 1 codon) produces the protein MALSQTSPFPMATISSFNFSTKTLTLTSTLSYHPKAPTLNFNPLSIRTKIPTRNPIRIRAVLDEDHSSKRSSSNEQRETIMLPGCDYNHWLIVMEFPKDPAPTREQMIDTYLQTLASVLGSIEEAKKNMYAFSTTTYTGFQCTVDEVTSEKFKGLPGVLWVLPDSYIDVKNKDYGGDKYINGEIIPCKYPTYQPKRSGSKNEGRRYERRRDGPPPAGRQRPDKRQLPQIHPLHEVVDFFLCSTMDVTGLRLLICKGIPIWSIKDSWLTSRQGIIRTFSSNRES, from the exons ATGGCATTATCACAAACTTCTCCATTTCCAATGGCGACGATTTCATCCTTCAATTTCTCCACCAAGACTCTAACCCTAACCTCAACCCTATCCTATCACCCTAAAGCCCCAACTCTCAACTTCAACCCTCTTTCTATACGTACCAAAATCCCTACTCGAAACCCTATCCGAATTCGAGCGGTGCTGGATGAAGATCACTCTTCCAAGAGAAGCAGCAGCAATGAACAGAGGGAAACGATTATGCTCCCCGGTTGCGATTACAACCATTGGCTCATTGTAATGGAGTTTCCTAAGGATCCTGCACCCACTCGCGAGCAAATGATTGATACTTACCTTCAAACTCTTGCTAGTGTTTTGGGAAG CATAGAAGAAGCAAAGAAGAATATGTATGCCTTTAGCACCACAACTTACACTGGATTTCAGTGCACCGTTGATGAAGTAACTTCTGAGAAGTTCAAGG GTTTGCCTGGTGTTCTCTGGGTACTACCAGACTCATACATAGATGTTAAAAATAAAGACTACGGAg GTGACAAGTACATAAATGGGGAGATCATTCCTTGCAAGTACCCTACATATCAACCAAAACGTAGTGGATCAAAGAATGAGGGTAGAAGGTATGAGAGACGGAGAGATGGCCCTCCTCCTGCTGGGCGTCAAAGACCA GACAAGAGGCAGCTTCCTCAGATTCATCCTCTACATGAGGTAGTTGATTTCTTTCTCTGTTCTACTATGGATGTTACTGGTCTTCGTCTCCTAATCTGTAAAGGGATACCTATATGGAGTATCAAAGATTCATGGCTTACTTCTCGTCAAGGGATAATTAGGACTTTTTCTTCTAATAGGGAATCATAA
- the LOC101514816 gene encoding BTB/POZ domain-containing protein At3g22104-like: MKIIFGDFPGGAHAFEFIISPHYNSISMDLTPSNVSMLCCSSPQFLEMECENLGTPSLKPHIEIFLEGIHFWTWFELLEALKQCQELFPSKSYLSILDKIVDQLIERLTSPCIVTSPYTCSSNRSSFQNSCDTTSSNNSWRNNNCFGTTWWFEHLLFLNIDLLDKIIRTMISHDFDHCVVSKFLFYYHNLSCVGASQGEKIETIKVIINLLSLLDIESISCKDLFNLNRIAISLKASKFFRNNIESLIGPLLDQVNIDYLLVPSPHGKDHAYDVDFVLRVMHIFLLGGSFEVCLNRVKRVVKMMDLFLVEVAPDPYLKSSEFEALITVLPDNVRESHDQLYLAMDMYLKVHAGIDEKEKMNICCVLNHEKLSPDVLRHLTRNLIFPSETKPRAHVTRQSRMKTLLQENDHLKNFFDSMFGKSFKNIDVKEDVEKRTYDGEELRKFGDLEGMESGTHLACVKKSGIHTMNNTIYLPKFCS, encoded by the exons atgaaaattatatttggtGACTTTCCAGGTGGTGCACATGCTTTTGAGTTCATAATTAGTCCTCACTACAATAGTATCAGCATGGATTTAACTCCATCCAATGTGTCCATGCTATGTTGTTCTTCTCCTCAGTTTTTGGAAATGGAATGTGAGAATCTTGGAACACCAAGCTTGAAGCCTCATATTGAAATTTTTCTTGAAGGAATTCATTTCTGGACTTGGTTTGAGCTCTTGGAAGCATTGAAACAATGTCAAGAATTATTTCCTTCCAAAAGTTACTTATCAATTCTAGACAAAATTGTGGATCAATTGATAGAAAGGTTAACTTCTCCATGCATTGTTACAAGTCCATACACATGTTCTTCCAACAGATCCAGCTTCCAAAACTCTTGTGACACTACTAGCAGTAACAACAGTTGGAGAAATAATAACTGCTTTGGAACAACATGGTGGTTTGAACATCTTTTGTTCTTGAATATTGATTTGTTGGACAAGATCATAAGAACAATGATATCTCATGATTTTGATCATTGTGTAGTCTCCAAGTTTTTATTCTACTATCACAACTTGAGTTGTGTTGGTGCTTCACAAGGTGAAAAGATTGAGACAATTAAGGTTATAATCAATCTTCTTTCATTGCTTGATATAGAATCAATTTCTTGCAAGGATTTATTCAATCTTAATCGAATCGCGATTAGTTTGAAAGCAAGcaaattttttagaaacaatATAGAAAGTCTTATAGGCCCTCTGCTTGATCAAGTAAATATTGATTATCTACTTGTTCCATCTCCACATGGGAAGGATCATGCATATGATGTTGATTTTGTGTTAAGGGTCatgcatatttttttgttaGGAGGAAGTTTTGAGGTATGTTTGAACCGAGTTAAGAGAGTTGTTAAAATGATGGATTTGTTTCTTGTGGAAGTTGCTCCTGATCCTTATCTCAAATCTTCTGAATTTGAAGCATTGATTACAGTACTACCAGATAATGTGAGGGAATCACATGATCAATTATACCTAGCCATGGACATGTATCTAAAG GTTCATGCAGGAATAGATGAAAAGGAAAAGATGAATATCTGTTGTGTATTGAATCATGAGAAGCTGTCACCAGATGTTTTGAGACATCTTACTAGAAACTTGATATTTCCTTCGGAAACAAAACCAAGAGCTCATGTCACTAGACAGAGTAGAATGAAAACATTACTTCAGGAAAATGATCATTTGAAAAACTTCTTTGACTCTATGTTTGGTAAAAGCTTCAAGAACATAGATGTGAAAGAGGATGTTGAAAAGAGAACTTATGATGGTGAAGAGCTAAGGAAATTTGGAGATTTGGAAGGAATGGAGAGTGGGACCCATCTGGCTTGTGTAAAGAAGTCAGGGATTCATACTATGAACAATACTATATACTTGCCAAAATTCTGttcatga
- the LOC101515140 gene encoding neryl diphosphate diphosphatase, chloroplastic-like: MDVIYVKQALILEEAKKVYKKFACSEDPMESLYMIDIIQRLGIEHHFAEEIEKQYLILNNINPIEFVNSHELYDVALTFRLLRQGGHYVNPDLFDSLMCNKRNFREKYGNDMKGLIAMYEASQLSMEGEDILNDIGNFSSELLHTWLSRNQNCNEAIYVANTLQYPLHYGLSRFMDNNNIFLSGLKANNEWTCLEELANINSNIVRIMNQNEIIEVSKWWKEDIGMSKEPKFVMYQPLKWYMWPMTCFTDPNFSEQRIELTKVISLIYVVDDIFDVHGTLDQLTLFTDAAKRWELAGTEKLPDFMKNCLSLIYKITNEFAEKVYKKHGLNPIDTLKKSWERFLNSVLKEAHWFNSGYLAKADEYLKNGIDSTGVHLVLVHSFFLFNHIIQEQTIAILDHEFPNIIYSVATILRLSDDLEGAAKSGDQNGLDGSYIDCYTNEHQDISSEEAQTHVANMISNEWKRLNQEIINPNPIFPSSFINFCLNVARMVPLMYHYGSNSNPSLSNLQQFVKSLIS; this comes from the exons ATG GATGTTATCTATGTCAAACAAGCTTTGATTTTGGAGGAAGCCAAgaaagtatataaaaaatttgctTGTAGTGAGGATCCAATGGAGAGTTTGTATATGATTGACATCATCCAAAGGCTTGGAATTGAACACCACTTTGCTGAGGAGATTGAAAAACAATATTTGATATTGAACAACATTAATCCCATTGAGTTTGTCAATAGCCATGAACTATATGATGTTGCACTTACATTTCGCTTACTAAGACAAGGAGGCCATTATGTTAATCCAG ATTTATTTGACAGCTTGATGTGTAACAAAAgaaattttagagaaaaatatgGCAATGATATGAAGGGTCTCATTGCTATGTACGAAGCATCTCAACTAAGTATGGAAGGAGAAGATATTCTAAACGATATAGGGAATTTTAGTAGTGAGCTTCTTCATACATGGTTGTCAAGAAATCAGAATTGCAATGAAGCTATTTATGTTGCAAACACTCTTCAATATCCACTTCACTATGGCTTGTCAAGGTTCATggacaataataacatattccTAAGTGGTTTGAAGGCCAATAATGAATGGACTTGTTTAGAGGAGCTTGCTAATATCAATTCCAACATAGTTAGAATCATGAATCAAAATGAGATCATTGAAGTTTCCAA atgGTGGAAAGAAGACATAGGAATGTCCAAGGAGCCCAAGTTTGTTATGTATCAACCACTCAAATGGTACATGTGGCCCATGACATGCTTTACAGATCCAAACTTTTCAGAGCAAAGGATTGAACTCACCAAAGTTATCTCTCTAATTTATGTTGTTGATGATATTTTTGATGTTCATGGGACATTAGATCAACTTACTCTATTTACGGACGCTGCTaaaag ATGGGAATTGGCTGGTACAGAGAAACTTCCAGACTTCAtgaaaaattgtttaagtttgATTTATAAGATTACCAATGAATTCGCGGAAAAGGTCTACAAAAAGCATGGATTAAACCCCATAGACACGCTTAAAAAATCG TGGGAGAGATTTTTAAATTCTGTGTTGAAAGAAGCACATTGGTTTAATTCTGGTTACTTGGCAAAGGCAGATGAATACTTGAAGAATGGAATTGATAGTACAGGAGTCCATCTTGTACTTGTGCATTCATTCTTCCTCTTCAATCACATTATTCAAGAACAAACTATTGCTATCTTGGACCATGAATTTCCAAATATCATATATTCAGTGGCTACAATTCTTCGTCTTTCTGATGATTTAGAAGGAGCAGCTAAG AGTGGAGATCAAAATGGTCTTGATGGCTCATATATTGATTGCTATACTAATGAACACCAAGATATTTCAAGTGAAGAAGCACAAACACATGTTGCTAAcatgatttcaaatgaatgGAAACGTCTCAATCAAGAAATCATAAACCCAAATCCAATATTTCCATCATCCTTTATCAATTTTTGTCTTAATGTTGCAAGAATGGTCCCTCTCATGTACCATTATGGGAGTAATAGTAATCCAAGTCTCTCCAATCTACAACAATTTGTCAAGTCATTGATCAGTTAA
- the LOC101513827 gene encoding uncharacterized protein, translating to MLEICLSLKRKLQCKPNPKQVHDPKTCRSKKGNQRTKSSLLDHSKIQGVIQGSKRYLKNSSSFKPKHNIEISDLINYETVHDGSISQICPCCVSRQSNSGSKDFEGSYRTTKRASTSSRITNPFDYSEANVSYKTRLLVQVDSVGPSILICYKCGEKLKNLVAVETHHITEHSVAELQEDSSRQIVETICGSGTSSVSSELSQIDCILKVHNMSKSFTCFEEYREMIKIKSNKLHHKNHPRCMVDGNELLRFHGTSIACSLGTNSSYSLCTLDYCGVCQILRHGFSTNKEFQGALGVYTTSTSGKAFDSIRLCDERPFTRKSVIVCRVIAGRVHCPFEEKVDSGFDSLAEKISNHSDIEELYLLNPKALLPCFVVIYKQ from the exons ATGCTTGAAATTTGTCTTTCTCTCAAGAGAAAGCTTCAATGCAAACCAAACCCAAAACAAGTTCATGATCCAAAGACATGTAGGAGCAAAAAAGGTAATCAAAGAACAAAGTCAAGTTTACTTGATCATTCAAAAATCCAAGGTGTCATCCAAGGAAGCAAGAGGtacttaaaaaattcatcaagttTCAAACCAAAACATAACATTGAAATTAGTGATCTTATAAACTATGAAACTGTTCATGACGGTTCAATAAGTCAAATTTGTCCATGTTGTGTTTCTCGTCAAAGCAATAGTGGTAGTAAGGATTTTGAAGGTTCTTATAGAACAACAAAAAGGGCTTCTACATCTTCAAGGATAACCAATCCTTTTGATTATAGTGAAGCAAATGTGTCATATAAAACAAGGTTGTTGGTTCAGGTGGATTCTGTTGGTCCTTCAATATTGATATGTTACAAATGTGGTGAGAAACTGAAAAACCTTGTTGCTGTTGAAACACACCATATCACTGAGCATTCAG TGGCTGAACTTCAAGAAGATTCATCTAGGCAAATTGTTGAAACAATATGTGGAAGTGGAACAAGCTCTGTTAGTTCTGAATTGAGTCAGATTGATTGTATCTTAAAAGTCCACAACATGTCAAAAAGCTTTACATGCTTTGAGGAATATAGAGAAATGATAAAGATTAAATCCAACAAGCTACATCATAAGAATCATCCACGTTGCATGGTTGATGGAAATGAGCTTTTAAGGTTTCATGGCACTAGCATTGCATGTTCTCTTGGCACAAATAGCTCTTATAGCCTATGCACTTTAGACTATTGTGGTGTATGTCAAATTCTAAGGCATGGTTTCTCTACTAACAAGGAATTTCAAGGTGCATTAGGTGTTTACACAACTTCTACAAGTGGAAAAGCTTTTGATTCTATTAGACTATGTGATGAGAGACCATTTACAAGAAAATCAGTTATAGTGTGTAGAGTAATAGCTGGGAGAGTTCATTGTCCTTTTGAAGAAAAAGTTGATTCAGGATTTGATTCCTTGGCAGAAAAGATTAGTAATCATTCAGATATTGAGGAACTATATTTGTTGAATCCTAAAGCTCTGCTTCCATGCTTTGTGGTAATCTACAagcaataa
- the LOC101512869 gene encoding GLABROUS1 enhancer-binding protein-like produces MAPKKQRPSPIDEPPTASSSSSSSEEDDDQQPSSHQPEDEVEKSASSEEEDDEEEGSSEDEDEEDQPQPPSQPASKNPPPSTPSLKTKPSSSSEYETGSESDPEPTPPPNPKVKPLASKPMKAQPLAQAQSTPVPARSGTKRAAENGNDSKRSKKKTSAVTTGGDSDDEMEAEPTTGEDSKKLFQRLFSEEDELIILKNLADFISKTKKDPLKDHVAFHTFVKKSLHVDATSEQVKQKVRRLKKKFETSDSFTKPHDKKAFELYKKVRGNKPNKAEENGKNLKSPNKEASAKNGNEGPAKKELATKKEPEKVVENSSLPLTEMFRFDSGVGLSGLNENVAKKGLELIENSKRVDLEDKWKELQIVEMELFLERAQLIRDQTSALVKVQKKSSN; encoded by the coding sequence ATGGCCCCGAAGAAGCAACGCCCTTCCCCGATCGACGAACCACCCACcgcctcctcctcctcctcttcatccgaagaggatGATGACCAGCAACCTTCGTCCCACCAACCAGAAGACGAAGTAGAAAAATCAGCTTCATCCGAAGAAGAAGACGATGAAGAAGAAGGTTCATccgaagatgaagatgaagaagatcaACCTCAACCACCTTCACAGCCTGCTTCCAAAAACCCTCCACCTTCTACTCCCAGCCTCAAAACTAAACCCTCTTCTTCTTCCGAATACGAAACCGGATCCGAATCCGACCCGGAACCCACTCCACCTCCCAATCCTAAAGTCAAACCACTCGCCTCCAAGCCCATGAAGGCCCAACCACTGGCCCAAGCCCAATCTACCCCCGTGCCTGCCAGATCTGGAACCAAGCGTGCTGCTGAGAACGGAAATGACTCCAAACGTTCCAAGAAGAAAACATCCGCCGTCACTACTGGCGGTGATTCAGACGATGAAATGGAGGCGGAACCGACCACCGGTGAAGACTCTAAGAAGTTGTTTCAGAGACTGTTCAGCGAAGAAGACGAGCTCATAATTCTAAAAAACCTAGCTGATTTCATTTCCAAAACGAAGAAGGATCCACTGAAAGACCACGTTGCATTTCATACTTTTGTGAAGAAATCGCTTCATGTGGACGCAACAAGCGAACAAGTGAAGCAGAAGGTTCGTAGGTTGAAGAAGAAGTTCGAGACCAGTGACTCTTTTACCAAACCCCATGACAAAAAAGCTTTTGAACTTTACAAAAAGGTACGGGGCAATAAACCCAACAAAGCCGAAGAAAACGGAAAAAACCTCAAGAGTCCCAACAAGGAAGCTAGTGCTAAAAACGGTAATGAAGGTCCTGCTAAGAAAGAATTAGCAACTAAGAAGGAACCTGAAAAAGTGGTTGAAAATTCAAGTTTGCCTTTGACTGAAATGTTTCGTTTTGACAGTGGTGTTGGTTTGTCTGGTTTGAATGAGAATGTGGCGAAAAAGGGATTGGAGTTGATTGAGAATTCTAAGAGGGTCGATTTAGAGGATAAGTGGAAGGAGCTGCAAATTGTGGAGATGGAGCTATTTTTGGAGCGGGCACAGCTGATTAGGGATCAGACTAGTGCTTTGGTGAAGGTACAGAAGAAATCAAGCAATTAG
- the LOC101513518 gene encoding protein DESIGUAL 2-like, with amino-acid sequence MAKNYGFIICILVMVMDIVAGILGIEAEKAQNKEKLMKMWIFECRYPSYQAFKLGLAAVILLSLAHTIASLLGGCICVWSKDQYRSATANKQLSVAFLIFSWIVLAIAFSMLIIGTLANSRSRKSCGMFNHRFLFIGGILCFIHGLFTVPYYVSATATKREEKRQDSLATAVRRT; translated from the exons ATGGCCAAAAACTATGGCTTCATTATTTGCATACTTGTCATGGTGATGGATATTGTTGCAGGCATACTAGGAATTGAAGCAGAAAAAGCTCAAAACAAG GAGAAGCTTATGAAGATGTGGATATTTGAGTGTAGGTATCCTAGCTATCAAGCTTTTAAATTAGGACTAGCAGCTGTTATTCTGTTGTCTCTTGCTCACACAATTGCTAGCTTGCTTGGAGGCTGCATTTGTGTTTGGTCTAAAGATCAATACAGATCAGCTACAGCCAATAAACAATTATCAGTGGcttttctcattttctcttG GATTGTGTTAGCAATTGCATTCTCCATGCTGATAATAGGCACATTAGCCAATTCAAGATCAAGAAAATCTTGTGGGATGTTTAACCACAGGTTTCTATTCATAGGTGGCATTTTGTGTTTCATACATGGATTGTTTACTGTTCCCTATTATGTTTCTGCCACAGCCACTAAAAGGGAAGAAAAGAGGCAAGATAGTCTTGCCACCGCCGTAAGACGCACTTAA
- the LOC101514173 gene encoding uncharacterized protein codes for MVLDTILSSSPRLKSPSFRRQFAKDGLGSWSTLFQRHRFLLFALVLLTILCTVYLYFAITLGSSGSCSGLIGAQKASCHMELVKDSISKGKLKIL; via the coding sequence ATGGTTCTTGACACCATTCTGTCGTCTTCTCCTCGATTGAAGTCTCCATCTTTCAGGAGACAATTTGCTAAGGATGGACTTGGTAGTTGGTCGACACTCTTCCAGAGGCATCGCTTCCTCTTATTCGCTCTTGTGCTCCTTACAATCCTCTGTACTGTTTATCTTTACTTTGCTATCACTTTAGGGTCCAGTGGCTCTTGTTCTGGGTTGATTGGAGCACAGAAAGCTTCATGCCACATGGAGCTTGTCAAGGATTCTATTTCCAAGGGCAAACTGAAAATTCTTtga
- the LOC101488215 gene encoding uncharacterized protein — MAYYSSSYSGSDHGEFNFNSYPVNYDYSQVPSFMTYNNSYNYNYQPNYGYDSSLYFSPNNYYSDHHSSYQTIAYSATTFSDSKSIVYDPNYGMTQFVISYSTLEFNEPEFDEYDPTPYGGGYDISETYGKPLTPSDKICYPRSGSNSIPIIVPEKEAIIDEKPTKPQIETIEETVIEKPQLQDSSIKETSEPYEDEDSDDSEENHDDNYSGSSYGSGFGNGYNGGEIDEPEKQVVTEYPSGYGLETLDICESLFGNWPCLSKMKRENCCENGGINRGNNYYCQENMWKGTADYLFGNPYPYGGRKDDEYGGELMYGYGNGRRY, encoded by the coding sequence ATGGCCTACTACAGCTCTTCTTATTCTGGATCTGATCATGGTGAGTTCAATTTCAACTCTTATCCTGTCAATTATGATTATTCTCAAGTTCCATCCTTTATGACTTACAATAATAGCTATAACTACAATTATCAACCAAATTATGGGTATGATTCAAGTTTGTATTTTTCTCCTAATAATTACTACTCTGATCATCATAGTAGTTACCAAACCATAGCATATTCTGCGACCACTTTTAGTGACTCAAAATCAATTGTATATGATCCTAATTATGGTATGACTCAGTTTGTGATCTCTTACTCTACCTTGGAATTTAATGAGCCTGAATTTGATGAATATGATCCAACACCTTATGGTGGTGGTTATGACATTTCTGAAACCTATGGTAAACCTCTAACACCTTCTGATAAAATTTGTTATCCTCGTTCTGGCTCCAATTCAATTCCAATTATTGTTCCTGAGAAAGAGGCAATTATTGATGAGAAACCAACCAAACCCCAAATTGAAACCATAGAAGAAACTGTTATAGAAAAGCCACAGTTACAAGATAGTAGTATAAAAGAAACTAGTGAGCCTTATGAAGATGAAGACAGTGATGATAGTGAGGAAAATCATGATGATAACTATTCAGGGTCTAGTTATGGAAGTGGATTTGGTAATGGATACAATGGAGGAGAGATTGATGAGCCCGAGAAGCAAGTGGTTACTGAATATCCTAGTGGATATGGATTGGAAACTTTGGATATATGTGAAAGTTTGTTTGGGAATTGGCCTTGTTTGTCAAAGATGAAGAGAGAAAATTGTTGTGAAAATGGAGGAATTAATAGAGGTAACAATTACTACTGTCAGGAGAATATGTGGAAAGGGACTGCAGATTATCTGTTTGGTAATCCATATCCATATGGTGGGCGAAAGGATGACGAATATGGAGGAGAACTTATGTATGGCTATGGAAATGGAAGAAGATATTGA